A section of the Bacillus sp. HSf4 genome encodes:
- a CDS encoding CDP-glycerol glycerophosphotransferase family protein: protein MKRSLTYAVKTLFQWTYSILVVLFPVNKQKIVIASYREDKMSDNFKWVYDQLRQDPSLQFKLLFKKMDNGLPGKLKYFCHLLKALYHIATCRVLLLDDYYFPLYVIKKRKETVAIQLWHACGAFKKFGYSLKDKPSGPSSEYLKIVPVHSNYDYAIVSSPAAVSHFAEAFQMSEDKVLALGVPRTDYFYNNARLHQLKAEFEKAYPSLKGKKKLLYAPTFRGSGHHQENKSLTLDLSAFKHALNEKDFVVMVHLHPYMRQHVQIENDDFVIDFEDQYSLYDLMALSDALITDYSSVIFEYSILQRPIYFYCPDLEEYLKERDFYYPFESFVPGPISKNVTSLAEDIIRFEHPDTTEIKDFSKTFIVHQDGQSSRRVAEFVRTFIAKAE, encoded by the coding sequence GTGAAAAGAAGTTTAACATACGCAGTAAAAACTTTGTTTCAGTGGACCTACAGCATTTTGGTCGTGCTTTTTCCAGTAAATAAGCAAAAGATTGTGATTGCTTCCTACCGGGAAGATAAAATGAGCGATAATTTTAAGTGGGTCTATGACCAGCTAAGACAAGATCCTTCTTTGCAGTTTAAGCTGCTGTTCAAAAAGATGGATAACGGTTTGCCGGGCAAATTAAAGTACTTTTGTCATTTGTTAAAAGCACTATACCATATCGCAACCTGCCGCGTGTTGCTGCTTGACGACTATTACTTTCCGTTATACGTCATTAAAAAAAGAAAAGAAACGGTCGCCATTCAGCTTTGGCATGCCTGCGGGGCGTTTAAAAAATTCGGGTACAGTCTGAAGGATAAGCCTTCAGGACCTTCTTCCGAATACTTAAAAATCGTTCCGGTTCATTCCAACTATGATTATGCGATTGTCAGTTCGCCGGCTGCCGTTTCTCATTTTGCTGAGGCTTTTCAAATGTCTGAGGACAAGGTCTTGGCGCTGGGAGTCCCAAGGACCGACTACTTTTACAACAATGCCCGCCTTCATCAGCTGAAAGCGGAATTTGAAAAAGCCTATCCTTCTCTTAAAGGGAAGAAAAAGCTGTTGTATGCGCCGACATTTCGCGGAAGCGGCCATCACCAGGAAAACAAATCGCTTACTTTAGATTTGTCCGCGTTTAAACATGCTTTAAACGAAAAAGATTTTGTGGTGATGGTTCATCTTCATCCATATATGCGCCAACATGTGCAAATTGAAAATGACGATTTCGTCATCGATTTTGAGGATCAATACTCGCTTTACGATCTTATGGCTCTATCTGACGCATTAATTACGGATTATTCATCGGTTATTTTTGAATATAGTATTCTCCAGCGGCCGATTTATTTTTATTGTCCTGATTTAGAGGAATATTTAAAGGAGCGGGACTTTTATTATCCTTTTGAATCATTCGTTCCAGGGCCTATTTCAAAGAATGTGACATCGTTGGCTGAAGATATCATCCGCTTTGAACATCCTGACACAACAGAAATTAAAGATTTTTCAAAGACATTCATCGTTCACCAGGATGGCCAATCTTCAAGACGTGTGGCTGAATTTGTTCGAACCTTTATAGCCAAGGCCGAATGA
- a CDS encoding ribitol-5-phosphate dehydrogenase, with protein MINQTYRLVSPRQFEVTYKDKVINSDKVVIRPTHLSICAADQRYYTGSRGKEVMDKKLPMALIHEGIGKVMHDPTGTFKVGTRVVMVPNAPTEQHEIIAENYLRTSRFRSSGYDGFMQDYMFMDPDRLVELPDNLNPRVAAFTELITITMHALSRFERIAHHKRDIFGVWGDGNLGFITSLILKKRYPNSKVYIFGKTPYKLDHFSFVDAVYQINDIPDDVKLDHAFECVGGRGSESAIQQMIDHVEPEASLALLGVSEYPVEIETRMVLEKGITLIGSSRSGREDFVRTVDFLAEYPEVAEYLETLIGGCHPVRSIEDITNVFEADLTSSWGKTVIEWEI; from the coding sequence ATGATTAACCAAACATATCGGCTAGTTTCACCCCGTCAGTTTGAAGTTACCTATAAAGATAAAGTCATCAATTCTGATAAAGTTGTCATCCGCCCGACACATTTGTCGATCTGTGCAGCTGACCAGCGCTATTATACGGGTTCCCGAGGAAAAGAAGTCATGGACAAAAAGCTGCCCATGGCATTGATTCATGAAGGTATCGGAAAGGTTATGCATGACCCGACCGGTACATTCAAAGTCGGCACCCGTGTCGTCATGGTTCCGAATGCTCCAACTGAACAGCATGAAATCATTGCTGAAAATTACTTGCGTACAAGCCGTTTTCGTTCAAGCGGCTATGACGGTTTCATGCAGGATTATATGTTTATGGATCCGGATCGGCTTGTAGAGCTGCCTGATAATTTAAATCCACGGGTAGCGGCTTTTACTGAACTTATTACAATCACGATGCATGCGCTCAGTCGTTTTGAACGAATCGCTCATCATAAACGTGATATTTTTGGCGTTTGGGGAGACGGTAATTTAGGATTTATCACATCGCTCATCCTGAAAAAGCGTTATCCAAACAGCAAAGTTTATATTTTTGGAAAGACGCCATATAAGCTTGACCACTTTTCTTTTGTCGATGCGGTATATCAAATTAACGACATACCGGATGATGTCAAATTGGACCACGCGTTTGAATGTGTCGGGGGCCGCGGCAGCGAAAGTGCGATTCAGCAAATGATCGACCATGTGGAGCCTGAAGCATCCCTTGCTCTTCTCGGTGTATCCGAATATCCGGTAGAGATTGAAACAAGAATGGTTCTGGAAAAAGGCATTACATTGATCGGAAGCAGCCGGAGCGGACGGGAAGATTTCGTCCGGACGGTTGACTTTTTAGCAGAATACCCTGAAGTCGCAGAATATTTGGAGACGCTTATCGGAGGATGCCACCCTGTTCGCAGCATCGAAGATATCACCAATGTGTTTGAAGCGGATTTAACATCCTCTTGGGGTAAAACTGTGATTGAATGGGAAATTTAA
- a CDS encoding 2-C-methyl-D-erythritol 4-phosphate cytidylyltransferase — MIYAEILAGGKGSRMGNVNMPKQFLSLNKRPIIIHTVEKFLLNDRFDKILIVSPKEWINHTKDILKKFIGKDSRLVVVEGGSDRNESIMNGIRYIEKEFGIQDDDIIVTHDSVRPFLTHRIIEENIDAALKYDAVDTVISAIDTIIASEDKEFISDIPVRNTMYQGQTPQSFRIKKLVDLYEQLSDEQKAVLTDACKICSLAGEKVKLVRGEVFNIKVTTPYDLKVANAILQERISQ, encoded by the coding sequence ATGATCTATGCAGAAATTTTAGCGGGCGGCAAAGGCTCCCGCATGGGAAATGTGAACATGCCGAAACAGTTCCTTTCCTTAAACAAAAGACCGATTATCATCCATACTGTTGAAAAATTTCTATTAAACGACCGTTTTGATAAAATATTGATTGTGTCACCGAAAGAATGGATTAACCATACAAAAGATATTTTGAAGAAATTTATCGGTAAAGACAGTCGCCTGGTTGTTGTCGAAGGTGGAAGCGACCGCAACGAATCCATCATGAACGGAATTCGTTACATTGAGAAAGAATTCGGTATTCAGGATGACGATATTATCGTCACCCATGATTCAGTGCGGCCTTTTTTAACCCACCGGATTATCGAAGAAAACATTGATGCAGCTCTTAAGTATGATGCGGTTGACACAGTCATTTCGGCAATCGACACGATCATTGCTTCCGAGGATAAAGAATTCATCTCCGACATCCCTGTCAGGAATACGATGTATCAAGGTCAGACTCCTCAAAGTTTCCGCATCAAAAAGCTGGTGGATCTGTATGAACAGCTGTCAGATGAACAAAAAGCAGTCTTGACAGACGCCTGCAAAATTTGTTCACTCGCTGGAGAAAAAGTAAAGCTGGTGCGCGGGGAAGTTTTTAATATTAAAGTCACAACACCTTATGATTTAAAAGTTGCGAATGCTATCTTACAGGAGAGAATTTCCCAATGA
- a CDS encoding CDP-glycerol glycerophosphotransferase family protein, protein MNIRSLLIMFYSAWLFIIGFIFSRVKPQNRAVLLVSFPDNARAILNEYKSGRHPYEMEVLFTRHTVPLAAEFSSIQSTVVDEKNPFHLIKAVYSMFRSKVVITDNYFLLTSVLNRRPQTKCIQIWHANGALKKFGLEDIGNQHRTVRDIKRFKQVYASFDYIAVGSEKMADIFKRSFGAKDDQFLRTGVPLTDQYFETVGNHARSSSQKVILYVPTYRDYDMANIRLPFSKEQLSEDLKGEYLLLVKLHPAVRGNIRLDDHEGLIKDVSELPLKDLLYESDILISDYSSVPFEYALLHKPMLFYTYDMAEYDQKRGLIDDFEATIPGKVCVNRDMLLEELKNIHQNGEKIERFSQEWNRYSQGDASRRLLEFVGSRMNTDSPNDFKKYINADTV, encoded by the coding sequence ATGAATATACGTTCGTTACTGATCATGTTTTATTCGGCCTGGCTTTTTATAATCGGCTTTATTTTCAGTCGGGTCAAACCGCAAAACAGAGCCGTTCTTCTCGTTTCCTTTCCAGACAATGCGAGAGCGATTCTGAATGAATACAAAAGCGGACGCCATCCGTATGAAATGGAAGTGCTTTTTACGCGGCATACGGTGCCCCTTGCGGCAGAGTTTTCATCGATCCAGTCAACAGTGGTTGATGAAAAGAACCCATTTCATTTGATAAAGGCTGTTTACAGCATGTTCAGAAGCAAAGTTGTCATTACTGACAATTATTTTTTACTGACGAGCGTGCTGAACAGGCGGCCGCAGACGAAGTGCATCCAGATTTGGCATGCGAACGGCGCTCTGAAAAAATTCGGGCTTGAGGACATCGGAAACCAACACAGAACCGTCCGCGATATCAAACGGTTTAAACAAGTTTACGCTTCATTTGATTATATTGCTGTCGGCTCAGAGAAGATGGCTGATATTTTCAAACGGTCATTCGGGGCAAAAGACGATCAGTTTTTGCGGACAGGCGTTCCATTGACTGATCAGTATTTTGAAACCGTCGGTAACCATGCGCGTTCTTCAAGCCAAAAGGTTATTCTTTATGTCCCCACTTACAGAGACTATGACATGGCCAATATCCGTCTCCCTTTTTCAAAAGAACAGCTTTCCGAAGACTTAAAGGGAGAATATTTGCTGTTGGTCAAATTGCATCCTGCAGTGCGTGGCAATATCAGGCTTGACGATCATGAAGGCCTGATAAAAGACGTTTCAGAGCTTCCCTTAAAAGACCTGTTATATGAAAGCGACATATTGATTTCAGATTATTCCTCGGTTCCTTTCGAATACGCCCTGCTTCATAAACCGATGCTGTTTTATACGTATGACATGGCGGAATATGATCAAAAGCGGGGGCTGATCGATGACTTTGAGGCCACCATTCCAGGGAAGGTCTGTGTTAACCGGGACATGCTGCTGGAAGAGCTGAAAAACATTCATCAAAACGGCGAAAAGATTGAACGTTTTTCACAGGAATGGAATCGATATTCACAAGGAGATGCGAGCCGGAGGCTGCTGGAATTTGTCGGTTCTCGAATGAATACTGATAGCCCGAATGACTTCAAAAAATATATTAATGCTGATACAGTGTAA
- a CDS encoding WecB/TagA/CpsF family glycosyltransferase, with the protein MQTERVHNLAYVNGDLSGFLNHLEESFVNRNEGAFIATVNPEIGYAAAKDEEYFKTVSSADFILPDGIGIVLTSKLINSRLKSRIAGYDVFVNLLGMADRKKKRIFLYGAKPEVIEAVVERISNEYPGIELAGYSDGYVKDRKAVAKQIADAQPDMVFVALGYPHQENFIFEHKHLFPQAIAIGIGGSFDVFSGNVKRAPEMFIKLNLEWMYRLLTNPSRWRRMLNIPKYVFSVLKEEKLQKQQHYYPEQMKEQSKIDV; encoded by the coding sequence CTGCAAACAGAAAGAGTTCACAATCTTGCTTATGTCAACGGCGATTTGTCCGGTTTTCTGAACCACCTTGAAGAATCCTTTGTCAACCGCAATGAGGGGGCGTTTATCGCAACGGTAAATCCTGAGATCGGCTATGCGGCTGCCAAGGATGAAGAGTATTTTAAAACCGTTTCTTCAGCAGACTTTATTCTTCCGGACGGCATCGGCATCGTCCTGACATCCAAGCTGATCAACAGCCGATTAAAATCGCGGATCGCTGGGTACGATGTATTTGTAAATCTTCTTGGCATGGCTGATCGCAAAAAGAAAAGGATCTTTTTATATGGCGCTAAGCCTGAAGTGATCGAAGCGGTCGTTGAGCGTATTTCAAATGAATACCCCGGGATTGAGCTTGCCGGATATTCAGACGGCTACGTGAAAGACAGGAAGGCGGTTGCCAAGCAGATCGCTGACGCTCAGCCTGATATGGTGTTTGTCGCGTTAGGATACCCGCATCAGGAGAATTTTATTTTTGAGCATAAACATCTATTTCCGCAGGCCATTGCGATCGGAATCGGCGGGAGCTTTGACGTATTCAGCGGAAATGTGAAAAGAGCTCCGGAAATGTTTATCAAGCTGAATCTTGAGTGGATGTACCGTCTGCTGACAAACCCGTCCAGATGGCGACGGATGCTGAACATTCCAAAGTATGTGTTTTCTGTCTTAAAAGAGGAGAAACTTCAAAAACAGCAGCACTACTATCCGGAGCAGATGAAAGAACAGTCAAAAATTGATGTGTAG